A segment of the Candidatus Thorarchaeota archaeon genome:
TTGGGAACAAGATTGACCTGCGGGAGCAGTTCAAGGACAATCCGGTCATGAAACAGACAATGGTCACCACTGAGGAGGGCAAGGGCCTCGCAGAACAGATTCGAAAGAAGGGTGCACACGCATCATTCCTTGAGACCTCTGCGAAGACAGGGCACAATGTTGAGGCAGCCTTCCTCGAACTGGCAATCAAGATTCTTGAGGCTGGCGGCATGGCCTAGAGCGGCCATGATGTTGTCTGAGAACTCCCACCGAACGTAGTGACAGTGAGTAGACCTCCTCGAGAACCTCCACAGTTGTACAGTAGTGCGCACTCACAAGGCTTTTAGAGTACGTTTCAAGGGGAAGCAGTGTAGTTTCGGGTGTCAAAGTTGGAGCAGAAGGAACTCACACTCTTCTTGAAGCCGAAGGTGTTGAAGCCCGCGGCACAGAGCGCCGATCAGATCACTCGGAGATTGGCCATGAACAAGATAGGTCGGATGATAGCCGCAGCGCATCAGGACCGGACGATTCGGCTCTACGACGTGCGTAACGGAGAGGAGATTCAGCGTCTGAAGGATGACTATCTCTGTACATCGATGGCCTTCTCTCCGAGAGGTGACATTCTCGCGAGTGGTGGCGTGGACCGCATACTGAAGTTCTGGGACATACGCACTGGGGAGTGCATCGCACGTCTTGAGGGTCACTCGTACCCTGTCTTGTCCATCGCATTCTCTCCGGACGGCTCCCGTGTGGTCACGTCGAGTGGTGATACCACCATGATTGTCTGGGACGTGGGCAGCCGTTCGAAGACACATCAGTTGCGAGGACATTCGCTCTACGTGGTCTCCTGTGACTGGGACCCGCGCGGTGACAGAATAGTCTCCGGTGGGGTTGACGGAATCATCGGTCTCTGGGACGCGAAGACTGGGAATAAGACTCAGTGGATAAAGGAGCATCGCACTGCAGTTCACTCGGTGCGCTTCTCGACCGATGGAGCCAAGGTGGTCTCCACGTCTTCCGACCTCTCCGCTATTGTCTGGGATGCCACCGGACCTGAGCTCAAGATGATTCAGACACTTCGAGGCCACTCAGAGGAGG
Coding sequences within it:
- a CDS encoding WD40 repeat domain-containing protein; the protein is MSKLEQKELTLFLKPKVLKPAAQSADQITRRLAMNKIGRMIAAAHQDRTIRLYDVRNGEEIQRLKDDYLCTSMAFSPRGDILASGGVDRILKFWDIRTGECIARLEGHSYPVLSIAFSPDGSRVVTSSGDTTMIVWDVGSRSKTHQLRGHSLYVVSCDWDPRGDRIVSGGVDGIIGLWDAKTGNKTQWIKEHRTAVHSVRFSTDGAKVVSTSSDLSAIVWDATGPELKMIQTLRGHSEEVRTASFSSDGSMIASGSSDKCIYVWMGSPYAISGEGKTTSEVDGIEWFPDQSSFVSCEGSGAIIRWDVVQMESMLQPFRALLREIEADSQMLRREELTRALDELRGQYDPEVLQDRQVFYLIWQCKKALGLLKGKPKED